A genomic segment from Thermostichus lividus PCC 6715 encodes:
- a CDS encoding M15 family metallopeptidase — protein MDQDIPIAERLPTDSAVRLQKQPLYKRWAIASIIGLGCMAGGVWVFSRSTEPSAVAEAVGNPIAVPTENLLGHLPYEEAPLSELVPVSADGQIQLRRAAAERFRAMVAAAQQEGIILVPLSGFRSKQDQDYLFFQVKEQRGQRTSERALVSAPPGYSEHHTGYAIDIGDASQPDTHLSVAFEQTPAFQWLAVNAARFSFELSFPESNSQGVSYEPWHWRFVGDRHSLQTFYKARQLNVRSAK, from the coding sequence CAAGATATTCCTATTGCAGAACGCTTACCAACAGACTCTGCGGTTAGGCTTCAGAAACAACCCTTGTATAAACGGTGGGCGATCGCCAGCATCATTGGCTTAGGTTGTATGGCTGGGGGTGTCTGGGTTTTCAGCCGTTCTACGGAACCCTCAGCCGTTGCTGAAGCAGTTGGGAACCCCATTGCGGTTCCCACAGAGAATCTGTTGGGGCATTTACCCTACGAAGAAGCACCCCTGAGTGAGTTAGTGCCCGTAAGTGCCGACGGCCAGATCCAGTTACGCCGAGCGGCGGCGGAGCGATTTCGAGCCATGGTTGCTGCGGCTCAGCAGGAGGGAATTATTCTGGTTCCCCTTTCGGGCTTCCGCTCTAAGCAGGATCAAGATTATCTCTTTTTTCAGGTGAAGGAACAGCGAGGACAACGAACGAGTGAGCGTGCCTTAGTGAGTGCGCCGCCGGGCTACAGTGAACACCATACAGGGTATGCCATTGATATTGGCGATGCCAGCCAGCCCGACACTCATCTTAGCGTGGCCTTTGAGCAAACCCCGGCCTTTCAGTGGTTAGCGGTGAATGCTGCTCGCTTTAGCTTTGAACTATCGTTCCCTGAGAGCAATTCGCAAGGGGTTAGCTATGAACCGTGGCATTGGCGATTTGTGGGCGATCGCCACAGTTTGCAAACGTTTTATAAAGCACGGCAACTAAACGTAAGGAGTGCAAAATGA